In Candidatus Nomurabacteria bacterium, the following proteins share a genomic window:
- a CDS encoding glycoside hydrolase family 15 protein produces the protein MARAVTIGNGNLLVGLDRRGQVRDLYYPFVGEANHVSGASGSFMHRIGVFVDGELSWLDDPEWKITVGSEEYSAIGSIFAVNDRLKIELSTKDAVHNEQNVFIRKFTVTNKADKEREVRLFFSQQFRIFESRRGDTAFYDPRVNAVIHYKGNVAFLINAFVGKKQFTDYNIGLFGIEDKEGTYFDAYDGVLEKNPIEHGSVDSVIGLTMEIVAEASEEAYYWIVCGDSIPVVHTLDEYIIEETPDHLIDSTDAYWQAWLEKEDRDLSILPPPLRTLYNRSLITMRIHADNRGGIIASSDTDMLHHGRDTYSYVWPRDGAFIASALDMVGYGDIAKRFYGFITDRIESGGYLMHKYRADGVLGSSWHPWIQDGKPNLPIQEDETASIIFALWQHYERNRDLEFIESLYNPFIEPAADFLSNYLESTTGLPQASYDLWEEKYGTSTYTAASVYGGLMAASRFALLLGKDDAARTYQAIAQRMKTAIGEVLYDDELKMFVKQVLHTDDGELVYDKTIDTSSFYGLILFDVYDVDDYRIEKSAATVMEKLQIHASSKGYIRYENDQYYKMQDAGSPNPWVITTLWMAQYFIKKAKTLEDLKAPLDILDWTCSHATNGGVLAEQMHPNTREHLSTAPLIWSHAEYVLAVDEYLKKVEELGEK, from the coding sequence ATGGCTCGAGCCGTCACAATCGGAAATGGAAACTTACTGGTAGGTTTGGACCGGCGTGGACAGGTTCGTGATTTGTATTATCCCTTTGTCGGGGAGGCTAACCATGTCAGTGGAGCTAGTGGTAGTTTTATGCACCGAATCGGTGTGTTTGTGGACGGGGAATTATCATGGCTTGATGATCCTGAGTGGAAAATCACTGTTGGCAGTGAAGAATATAGCGCAATCGGCAGTATTTTTGCGGTGAATGATAGATTGAAGATCGAGCTTAGTACTAAAGATGCTGTCCATAATGAACAAAATGTTTTCATTAGAAAATTTACAGTTACCAATAAGGCTGACAAGGAACGAGAGGTAAGGTTATTTTTCTCACAGCAGTTTCGTATTTTTGAGTCTAGGCGCGGAGATACGGCCTTTTATGATCCAAGAGTCAATGCGGTGATTCACTATAAAGGGAATGTGGCTTTTTTGATCAATGCATTTGTTGGTAAAAAACAGTTCACTGATTACAATATCGGTCTTTTTGGGATAGAAGATAAAGAAGGGACTTATTTTGATGCTTATGATGGGGTTCTGGAGAAAAATCCGATTGAGCACGGCTCGGTTGATTCGGTAATTGGACTTACTATGGAGATAGTGGCTGAGGCTAGTGAGGAAGCTTACTACTGGATTGTTTGTGGTGATTCTATACCAGTAGTTCATACTTTAGACGAATATATTATAGAAGAGACACCTGATCACCTGATTGATTCAACTGATGCTTATTGGCAGGCTTGGCTTGAGAAAGAGGATCGTGATCTGTCAATTTTACCACCCCCGCTTAGAACTTTATACAATCGTTCGCTGATAACTATGCGAATCCATGCTGATAATCGGGGTGGTATTATTGCGTCTAGCGACACCGATATGCTGCATCATGGTCGTGATACTTATAGCTATGTTTGGCCGCGAGACGGGGCTTTTATAGCTTCGGCCTTAGATATGGTTGGTTATGGTGATATTGCCAAGCGCTTCTATGGTTTTATAACTGACCGGATTGAGTCCGGCGGCTATTTGATGCATAAGTATCGGGCTGATGGGGTTTTGGGCAGCTCTTGGCATCCGTGGATACAAGATGGTAAACCAAATTTACCAATCCAAGAGGATGAAACCGCATCAATTATCTTTGCGCTCTGGCAACATTATGAACGAAATCGTGACTTAGAATTTATCGAGTCATTGTACAATCCGTTTATTGAGCCGGCGGCTGATTTTTTGAGTAATTATCTTGAATCTACAACCGGTTTACCACAAGCTTCATATGATTTGTGGGAGGAGAAATACGGTACCTCTACTTACACAGCAGCTTCGGTCTATGGTGGCTTGATGGCGGCTTCGCGCTTCGCTCTTCTCTTGGGTAAGGATGATGCTGCTCGTACTTACCAGGCGATAGCACAGAGGATGAAGACAGCCATCGGGGAAGTGCTCTATGATGATGAATTGAAAATGTTTGTTAAGCAGGTGTTGCATACTGATGATGGTGAGTTGGTATACGATAAGACAATTGATACTAGTAGTTTTTACGGATTGATTCTGTTTGATGTGTATGACGTTGATGATTATCGGATTGAAAAGTCAGCGGCAACGGTTATGGAAAAGCTTCAGATTCACGCGAGTAGTAAGGGGTACATCAGATACGAGAACGATCAATATTACAAAATGCAAGATGCGGGCTCGCCTAATCCTTGGGTGATTACTACTTTGTGGATGGCACAGTATTTTATTAAAAAAGCTAAGACTCTAGAGGATTTGAAAGCACCGCTTGATATACTAGATTGGACTTGTTCGCACGCTACGAACGGCGGAGTCTTAGCAGAACAGATGCATCCTAATACCCGCGAGCATCTTTCAACCGCACCCTTGATCTGGAGCCATGCTGAGTATGTGCTTGCGGTAGATGAATACTTAAAGAAGGTAGAGGAGTTGGGTGAAAAATAA
- a CDS encoding polysaccharide deacetylase family protein, with protein MLTVCPYFHVHQPYRIKKYRVFDIGNDNEYFNDSSDTDLNNRKIVEKVAEKSYRPTNAILQELLDTHPEFRFALSFSGTVLDQFEEYAPDVLESFQRLVSSGRVEILADTYHHSLAFFYSIPEFERQVNKHRARVEQLFGYTPRVFRNTELSYRNDLAKWCEDNGYVGIMAEGWDKYLGWRSPNFLYQPTGTSKIKVLLKNYKLSDDVAFRFGNREWSSWPLSAETYAGWIHSHHGDGQTINLFMDYETFGEHQWEDTGIFDFLRALPHILTRHPDTTFKTPSETVASYNTVGELDVPDILTWADTDRDLTAWTGNDIQRDAISAIYGLENDIMKTEDDNLIEIWRKLQTSDHFYYMCTKWSADGDVHAYFSPYQSPYDAYIAFMNALSDLQLRVSQILSKQQVESEELVVEEEVFIEKRLADVVNEEEVESPRANGWQRVRDWVRDLFRRLPFFNSSSK; from the coding sequence ATGCTAACTGTCTGTCCCTATTTTCATGTTCATCAACCGTATCGAATAAAAAAATATCGGGTTTTCGACATTGGTAATGACAATGAATATTTTAACGATTCCAGTGATACAGATTTAAATAACCGTAAAATAGTTGAAAAAGTAGCTGAAAAATCCTATAGACCGACCAATGCAATTTTGCAAGAACTTTTGGATACACACCCGGAATTCAGGTTTGCTTTATCTTTTTCTGGAACTGTCCTCGACCAATTCGAGGAGTACGCACCGGATGTACTAGAGTCTTTTCAGAGGTTGGTTTCCAGTGGTCGGGTAGAAATTTTGGCTGATACCTATCATCACTCGTTGGCTTTTTTTTACTCAATACCAGAGTTTGAGCGGCAGGTAAACAAACACCGCGCGCGGGTGGAGCAATTGTTTGGATATACACCAAGAGTTTTTCGTAACACTGAGTTATCGTATCGAAACGACTTGGCTAAGTGGTGTGAAGACAACGGTTATGTCGGTATAATGGCTGAGGGGTGGGACAAATATTTAGGTTGGCGAAGTCCAAACTTTCTTTATCAACCGACTGGCACCAGTAAGATTAAGGTACTGCTTAAAAACTATAAGTTGTCAGATGACGTCGCTTTTCGGTTTGGTAATCGGGAGTGGTCTAGTTGGCCTTTGTCGGCTGAGACTTACGCCGGTTGGATCCACTCTCACCATGGTGATGGTCAAACAATAAATCTGTTTATGGATTACGAGACCTTTGGAGAGCATCAATGGGAAGATACCGGTATCTTCGATTTCTTACGGGCGCTGCCACATATTCTGACCAGACATCCAGACACAACTTTCAAGACACCAAGCGAAACTGTGGCTAGCTACAATACCGTGGGAGAGTTGGATGTGCCAGATATTCTAACCTGGGCTGATACCGACCGCGATTTGACGGCTTGGACCGGTAACGATATTCAACGTGATGCTATCAGTGCTATCTATGGTTTGGAGAACGATATAATGAAAACCGAAGATGATAACTTGATTGAAATTTGGCGAAAGCTACAAACTTCTGACCACTTTTATTACATGTGTACCAAATGGTCAGCTGATGGAGATGTTCATGCTTACTTCAGTCCTTACCAATCCCCATATGACGCATATATCGCTTTTATGAATGCTCTTAGTGATTTACAATTAAGGGTGAGCCAAATCTTGTCAAAGCAACAGGTGGAGAGCGAAGAATTAGTTGTCGAAGAGGAAGTTTTTATAGAAAAGAGGTTGGCTGATGTTGTAAATGAGGAGGAGGTAGAGTCACCGCGCGCTAATGGGTGGCAGAGAGTACGTGATTGGGTTCGCGATCTCTTCAGGCGTTTGCCGTTCTTTAATAGTTCTAGTAAGTGA
- a CDS encoding V-type ATPase subunit encodes MKTSYIYSSSRVKALEKELLNESDVERLLEASRGVELIKFLKETYINQYLESDDIDGVLKATEKSLVEAKELITKITPEPKLLDFLWVYYDLQNLRVQLKSKQANLESEQMMAYLSRLGKYSPETLLEHIAAGTLNRLEPEFKTIYDNASKALEEKGVAAADLVIEAGYFDLAKRMVGDARDLSIGTILRLQIDLYNLKTRLRTLLVPRQGDDSWFVTGGNLRYEDIELKEQALAVLVNYGGESKWREAIELYSSEGHSTLIDARSDDYLLETVRTMSYDVFSPASLIAYFLQVQNTAKIIKTVVVGKESGQTRDFIRKQLRTIYV; translated from the coding sequence ATGAAAACATCATACATCTACAGTTCAAGCCGAGTCAAAGCTCTTGAAAAAGAGCTCTTGAACGAGTCTGATGTGGAACGACTCCTCGAAGCGTCGCGGGGTGTAGAGTTGATTAAGTTTCTGAAGGAAACTTACATAAATCAGTATCTTGAAAGTGATGATATTGACGGAGTGTTGAAGGCGACAGAAAAAAGTTTGGTGGAGGCTAAAGAGCTTATAACCAAAATTACTCCCGAGCCTAAGCTGCTGGATTTTCTTTGGGTCTACTACGATTTGCAGAATCTAAGAGTTCAACTAAAGTCAAAGCAGGCTAACCTAGAATCCGAGCAGATGATGGCCTATCTGTCACGTCTTGGAAAGTACTCACCAGAGACTTTGCTGGAACACATAGCAGCTGGAACTCTTAATCGTCTAGAGCCTGAATTTAAAACTATTTACGATAACGCCAGCAAGGCTTTAGAGGAGAAGGGGGTGGCCGCCGCTGACTTGGTGATTGAGGCTGGTTACTTTGATTTAGCCAAGCGCATGGTTGGCGATGCGAGAGATTTGTCAATCGGCACTATTTTGCGATTGCAAATTGACTTATACAATCTTAAAACTCGCTTGCGCACTTTGTTGGTGCCGCGACAAGGGGACGACTCTTGGTTTGTCACTGGTGGCAATTTGCGCTATGAAGACATTGAGCTTAAAGAACAAGCCTTGGCCGTTCTTGTTAATTATGGTGGTGAGTCCAAGTGGCGAGAAGCGATTGAGCTGTACTCTAGCGAAGGTCATTCAACTTTGATTGACGCTCGATCAGACGATTATCTATTAGAGACGGTTCGCACTATGAGTTATGATGTCTTTTCACCGGCTTCTTTAATTGCTTATTTCTTGCAGGTACAAAATACCGCTAAGATAATCAAGACTGTTGTAGTAGGAAAGGAGAGTGGTCAAACACGAGACTTTATCCGTAAACAATTACGAACTATCTATGTCTAA
- a CDS encoding DUF1543 domain-containing protein, producing MGSKNLKLFVVLLGARESGYLFEQHKYFFCVASGLEEIKTKAKEFWPRANVLHIDAYICLERVAGYGVVVEDRYPGKVFDEQIESTQSMCERLFFINLGGYREGYFGEVHKQIFVVAADKAEAKTLAKQDSFFEDKTLIQAKESYPDVDDMVCVNDLNLGGYDLVLEEIDNPFPIKESEVVVTGGFLRI from the coding sequence ATGGGTTCTAAAAATTTAAAATTATTTGTGGTTCTTTTAGGCGCTAGAGAAAGTGGATATTTGTTTGAACAACATAAATATTTCTTTTGTGTTGCTTCTGGTCTTGAAGAGATAAAAACCAAAGCCAAGGAATTTTGGCCAAGGGCAAACGTTCTACATATAGATGCTTATATTTGCCTTGAGAGGGTTGCCGGCTATGGTGTTGTTGTGGAAGACAGATATCCAGGTAAGGTTTTTGATGAGCAAATTGAGTCTACTCAGTCAATGTGTGAAAGGTTGTTTTTTATTAACCTTGGCGGGTATAGAGAAGGATATTTTGGTGAAGTGCATAAGCAGATCTTTGTGGTTGCGGCAGATAAAGCTGAGGCAAAAACTTTAGCTAAGCAAGATTCATTTTTTGAGGACAAAACCTTGATTCAGGCTAAAGAAAGTTATCCTGATGTAGATGATATGGTTTGTGTTAATGACTTAAATTTAGGCGGCTACGATCTTGTGTTGGAGGAGATAGATAACCCATTCCCAATCAAAGAATCAGAAGTTGTTGTAACTGGTGGTTTCTTAAGAATATAA
- the tnpA gene encoding IS200/IS605 family transposase, giving the protein MKGKPQHIKKPHNKTLFIYHLVCPVKYRRDVFTPPISKTFKNLCLEFGPAYEIYFLEIGIDEDHVHFLIQTIPNIRFSDTVKKIKSITSNHLFKIHPELKIKLWGGKFWTEGYYANTVGNASMDIITNYVKNQGYPEYQQLHSAPVQTSLFTT; this is encoded by the coding sequence ATGAAAGGTAAACCACAACATATCAAAAAACCACACAACAAAACTCTGTTCATCTATCATCTGGTATGCCCAGTAAAATACAGAAGAGATGTATTTACACCACCAATATCAAAAACATTTAAAAACTTATGTTTGGAATTTGGTCCAGCTTACGAGATATACTTTCTTGAAATAGGAATAGACGAAGATCATGTACACTTTTTAATACAAACAATTCCAAACATACGTTTCTCTGATACGGTAAAGAAAATAAAAAGCATCACCTCCAATCATCTCTTTAAAATCCACCCTGAACTAAAAATAAAACTCTGGGGAGGAAAGTTCTGGACTGAAGGTTATTATGCAAATACAGTGGGTAATGCCAGTATGGATATTATTACCAATTACGTTAAAAACCAAGGTTATCCCGAATACCAACAGCTACACTCCGCACCGGTTCAGACTTCACTGTTTACTACCTAG
- a CDS encoding DUF21 domain-containing protein: protein MEYLISVILITFSALFSGLTLGFFSLNTHTLERKAKLGDKEAIAIYPLRCRGNLLLTTLLLGNVGVNTALSIYLGSIASGVVAGFIATALIFLFGEILPQAVISRHAMWFGSRLAPVVRMVMIILSPITYPIAYLLDKLLGKEIPTLYSKSELMQIVSELEDSEHSDIDEDEERIIHGALQFSHTLVREIMTPKEEVVSHDEHQKYDENFVKIISEANFSRYPIYSGNKDNIVGILFTKELINEDYDTAICDTKEAFTKDFLEVRPGQRLDTVLAMMLKTRQHMGIVMTKKKQFLGVITLEDIIEVIIQTEIHDEDDED, encoded by the coding sequence GTGGAATACTTAATTTCAGTAATTTTAATTACTTTTTCAGCTTTATTTTCCGGTTTAACGTTGGGCTTCTTCTCTTTGAATACCCATACTCTCGAAAGAAAGGCTAAACTTGGTGATAAGGAGGCTATTGCCATTTATCCGCTGCGTTGTCGCGGTAACTTGCTTTTGACCACCTTACTACTCGGCAACGTGGGGGTAAACACCGCTTTGTCGATTTATCTTGGTTCAATCGCCAGTGGAGTGGTGGCTGGTTTTATTGCCACCGCATTGATCTTCCTTTTCGGTGAAATTTTACCACAAGCGGTTATATCTAGGCACGCCATGTGGTTTGGTAGTCGCTTAGCCCCCGTTGTACGAATGGTAATGATAATCCTCTCACCTATTACTTATCCTATAGCCTATCTTTTAGACAAATTACTAGGCAAAGAAATACCGACACTGTACTCCAAAAGTGAGCTGATGCAGATTGTGTCAGAATTGGAAGACTCAGAACACAGTGATATTGATGAAGATGAGGAGAGGATTATTCATGGCGCTCTGCAATTCTCTCACACCCTAGTAAGGGAAATTATGACACCTAAAGAGGAAGTGGTTAGCCATGATGAACATCAGAAGTATGACGAGAATTTTGTTAAAATTATTTCTGAAGCCAATTTTTCTCGCTACCCTATTTATAGTGGCAACAAAGACAATATCGTCGGCATTCTTTTTACCAAAGAACTAATCAACGAAGACTATGACACTGCCATTTGTGATACCAAAGAAGCTTTCACAAAAGACTTTTTGGAAGTACGTCCAGGACAACGACTTGATACCGTTCTGGCCATGATGCTAAAAACACGACAACATATGGGTATAGTAATGACAAAGAAAAAACAGTTTTTGGGAGTGATAACCCTTGAAGATATTATCGAAGTCATTATCCAAACCGAAATACACGACGAGGATGATGAAGATTAA
- a CDS encoding DEAD/DEAH box helicase — protein sequence MQSTSSRTNRPAGRGRRTYSSSPNRSGFNTRRPFSRSTSNHNGGGFSRSNFRRNGHGGSRRREQTTFDVSKYINLNPVTPTKEVYENKHTFSDFALDKDLKKAINDAGLVTPSPIQDQVIPLILDGKDVVGLAETGTGKTAAFLIPTIQKTLVNRSSLTLILAPTRELAIQVEQELRKLTPKMGIFSTACVGGMNILPQIKNLRRRNHFIIGTPGRVQDLIDRGSITPERITGVILDEADRMLDMGFIHDIKKILKDIPAKRSTLFFSATMSKSIESLIHDFLKDPITISVRKTDVASSISQDVIKYENHHKFDTLVLLLKKPTLTRVIIFGAMKHSVEKLSQELNQAGIRADAIHGNKSHGQRQQALRRFKSGQVQVLVATDVAARGIHVDNVSHVINYDLPNTYEDYIHRIGRTGRGDKRGEALTFVPA from the coding sequence ATGCAAAGTACTAGTAGCCGAACTAATCGGCCAGCGGGACGCGGACGTCGTACCTATTCGTCCAGTCCAAATAGAAGCGGTTTTAATACTCGTCGACCTTTTTCTCGTTCAACCAGCAATCATAATGGTGGTGGTTTTTCCAGATCTAATTTTAGGCGAAACGGACATGGCGGTAGCCGTCGCCGTGAACAAACCACCTTTGATGTCTCAAAATATATAAACCTAAATCCTGTTACACCAACCAAAGAAGTGTACGAAAACAAGCACACCTTCTCTGATTTTGCCCTAGATAAAGACTTAAAAAAAGCCATAAACGACGCCGGCTTAGTGACTCCTAGTCCAATTCAAGATCAGGTGATTCCACTGATTCTCGACGGTAAGGATGTGGTTGGTTTAGCTGAAACTGGCACCGGTAAAACAGCCGCTTTCTTAATACCAACTATCCAGAAAACTTTAGTGAACAGAAGTTCACTAACCCTCATCTTAGCTCCGACTCGTGAGCTAGCTATCCAGGTTGAGCAAGAGCTTCGTAAATTAACTCCAAAAATGGGTATTTTTTCAACCGCCTGTGTTGGTGGTATGAACATCTTACCGCAAATCAAAAACCTACGCCGTCGTAACCATTTCATCATCGGTACCCCCGGACGTGTACAAGATCTAATTGATCGTGGTTCAATTACACCAGAAAGAATTACCGGTGTAATCCTTGATGAAGCAGATCGAATGTTGGATATGGGCTTTATCCACGACATTAAAAAAATCTTGAAGGACATTCCCGCCAAGCGTAGCACCCTCTTCTTCTCAGCTACCATGTCTAAAAGTATAGAAAGTTTGATTCATGATTTTCTAAAAGACCCAATTACCATTTCTGTTCGCAAAACAGATGTGGCTAGTAGTATTTCTCAGGATGTAATTAAGTATGAAAACCACCACAAGTTTGACACCTTGGTTCTACTTCTTAAAAAACCTACCCTTACCAGAGTAATTATCTTTGGTGCCATGAAGCATAGCGTTGAGAAATTAAGCCAAGAACTAAATCAAGCCGGCATTAGAGCAGACGCGATTCATGGCAATAAATCACACGGACAAAGACAACAAGCTCTCCGTCGCTTCAAGAGTGGACAAGTACAGGTCTTGGTTGCGACTGATGTAGCCGCACGCGGTATTCACGTAGACAACGTATCGCACGTCATAAATTATGACCTACCTAACACCTACGAAGACTACATTCATCGCATTGGTCGTACCGGCCGCGGCGATAAACGTGGTGAAGCTTTGACTTTTGTACCAGCATAA
- a CDS encoding V-type ATP synthase subunit A has protein sequence MGTGEIVRVTGPLVRASGMAEAKLYELVKVSGERLLGEIIELHGDVASIQVYEDTAGVGPGDPVFRTGQTMSAALAPGLLESIYDGVQRPLKSIEEASGSVYIKRGIEADAIDKTREWDFKPVAKVGDKVTGGDILGEVDETKLIVHKVMVPPHVSGTVKSIKAGKFNVTQAIAEITTDSGETKEITMLQYWPIREPRPKNKKIFPSEPLLTGGRSIDTFFPIAKGGAGSIPGPFGAGKTVTQQSIAKYCNAEVIVYIGCGERGNEMTEVLSEFPHLIDPNSGEPLMKRTILIANTSNMPVAAREASVYTGITIAEYYRDMGYNVALMADSTSRWAEAMREISGRLEEMPGEEGYPAYLSSRTAQFYERAGMVETLGTEGRQGSLTVIGAVSPPGGDLSEPVSQSTLRVTKTFWSLDSDLAYKKHFPTINWLSSYSLYVENFTDFWRNEVAPDFAEVRKQAMQLLEDESKLMSIVRLVGMESLSNGDKLTLEVARMLREDFLMQNAFDPDDAYMPIKIQHGLLKAIITFYTAGKDVVGAEDFDFAKFKQMETYKEIGSLKEKDKVEDYSAFVDKVKAEINALAQSNV, from the coding sequence CTGGGAACCGGCGAGATTGTTCGGGTAACCGGTCCGTTGGTGCGAGCGAGCGGTATGGCTGAAGCCAAACTCTATGAGTTGGTTAAAGTCTCGGGCGAGCGACTGCTTGGAGAAATAATTGAGTTGCATGGTGATGTGGCTTCAATTCAGGTCTATGAAGACACAGCCGGGGTTGGTCCGGGTGATCCGGTTTTCCGAACTGGACAGACTATGTCGGCGGCTCTGGCTCCAGGTCTACTAGAGTCTATCTATGACGGAGTACAAAGACCGCTAAAAAGTATTGAGGAGGCTTCGGGCTCGGTTTATATCAAGCGAGGAATTGAGGCGGATGCGATCGATAAAACTCGCGAGTGGGACTTCAAGCCGGTGGCCAAAGTTGGTGATAAAGTGACTGGCGGCGATATTCTTGGTGAGGTAGACGAAACTAAACTAATCGTACACAAAGTTATGGTACCTCCACATGTTAGTGGTACTGTGAAGTCTATCAAGGCCGGTAAGTTTAATGTGACACAGGCGATCGCTGAAATCACTACTGACTCAGGTGAAACCAAAGAAATCACTATGCTTCAGTATTGGCCAATTCGTGAACCGCGACCAAAGAATAAGAAAATTTTCCCGTCAGAACCGCTACTAACCGGTGGCCGTTCAATCGATACTTTTTTCCCGATTGCTAAGGGTGGAGCTGGTTCTATTCCTGGACCATTCGGTGCCGGTAAGACAGTGACACAGCAGTCAATTGCTAAGTACTGTAACGCTGAGGTGATTGTTTATATCGGTTGTGGTGAGCGAGGTAATGAAATGACAGAAGTGCTTTCAGAATTTCCTCACTTGATTGACCCTAACTCAGGTGAGCCTTTGATGAAGCGAACAATCTTGATTGCCAACACTTCAAATATGCCGGTGGCTGCTCGTGAAGCTTCAGTCTACACCGGTATTACTATCGCTGAGTACTACCGCGACATGGGCTACAATGTTGCTTTGATGGCCGACTCAACTTCTCGTTGGGCGGAAGCGATGCGTGAAATTTCTGGACGTCTAGAAGAGATGCCGGGAGAGGAAGGTTATCCAGCTTATCTCTCCTCACGAACCGCGCAGTTTTATGAGCGCGCTGGTATGGTGGAAACACTTGGAACCGAAGGTCGTCAAGGTTCATTAACTGTGATTGGTGCAGTGTCTCCTCCGGGTGGAGACCTCTCTGAACCAGTGTCACAATCTACTTTACGTGTGACTAAGACTTTTTGGTCACTTGATTCTGACCTAGCGTACAAAAAACACTTCCCGACAATTAACTGGCTATCTTCATATTCTTTGTATGTAGAAAACTTCACTGACTTTTGGCGCAACGAAGTAGCTCCAGATTTTGCTGAAGTGCGAAAACAAGCTATGCAGTTGCTCGAGGACGAATCGAAACTTATGAGTATCGTACGCTTGGTTGGTATGGAGTCACTGTCTAATGGCGACAAGCTAACTTTAGAGGTGGCACGTATGTTACGCGAAGATTTCCTAATGCAGAACGCCTTTGATCCAGATGATGCTTATATGCCGATTAAGATTCAGCATGGTCTACTTAAGGCAATTATTACTTTCTACACTGCCGGTAAGGATGTGGTGGGCGCTGAGGATTTTGATTTTGCTAAATTTAAACAAATGGAAACCTATAAGGAAATTGGCTCCCTAAAGGAAAAGGATAAGGTCGAGGATTATTCAGCTTTTGTCGATAAAGTTAAAGCAGAAATTAATGCTTTAGCACAATCTAACGTTTAA
- a CDS encoding V-type ATP synthase subunit K — translation MELSLGIGLVFAGAAIAAALGFSGSAIGMGHAGQAAAGVLGEKPNLFGKMLLMQALPGSQGIYGLVGAFLILNFSGILGGDGSVVIDTATGLQYLMAGLPIGIAGYFSGMFQGIVAASGISMIAKDETNMGRAIVLSVMVETWAIFGVLISFILLISIGN, via the coding sequence ATGGAATTATCATTAGGAATTGGATTGGTATTCGCAGGAGCGGCTATTGCAGCGGCTCTTGGATTTAGTGGCTCAGCTATCGGCATGGGACACGCTGGACAAGCAGCGGCCGGTGTTTTGGGGGAGAAGCCAAATCTATTTGGTAAGATGCTGTTGATGCAGGCTTTGCCTGGTTCACAGGGAATTTACGGTTTGGTGGGAGCTTTCTTGATCCTTAACTTTTCCGGTATTTTAGGTGGTGACGGTTCGGTTGTAATCGATACCGCGACCGGGCTACAGTATTTGATGGCTGGTCTACCGATTGGTATTGCTGGATACTTCTCTGGTATGTTCCAAGGAATCGTGGCCGCTTCTGGAATCTCTATGATTGCCAAGGACGAGACTAACATGGGACGCGCCATCGTGTTGTCTGTGATGGTGGAGACTTGGGCTATCTTTGGTGTCTTGATCAGCTTTATCCTTTTGATCTCAATCGGCAACTAA